The following nucleotide sequence is from Acidobacteriota bacterium.
CACCGGGTTGAAACTAAATTCCAGCTTCGATGACCCAAAAACTCAGTTATACGCCTTCCAGACAACCGTTGAATTGACCGCACTGGGCCGGGTTTGTATAGTTGCAGCCTATTCCTGAATTTTTTCCCCACAAGGTTGCACTATGATTATTGCGGTCTTTAATCAAGCCGGAGGCGTCGGCAAAACCACGCTGACCCGTGATCTCGGTTTTGAACTGGCACAACGCGGCTTGCAAATACTCCTGATTGACTCTGACCCACAGGGAACACTGGGGTTATTCTATGGTGAATCCCCCGCCGCCCGGCCATCGGAAGACCTGTTTTGGAAAGTTGTTTGTTCGGCATCAGCCTCGGATGACACGCACCCTCCAATTGTCAAAACCCGGTTTGGGGTTGATCTTGGACTCGCCAACCGCACATTGACCGAAGATGAACTGACGCTGCATCGGCAACAGGATCAGGCCCGGCTGGTCGGGTATATGGATGCGCTCCGGGAACGATATGACCTGATTCTGGTAGATTGTTCGCCCAAGATTTCAGAGATTGTGCTTCAGGTGTTGATTGCGGTT
It contains:
- a CDS encoding ParA family protein, giving the protein MIIAVFNQAGGVGKTTLTRDLGFELAQRGLQILLIDSDPQGTLGLFYGESPAARPSEDLFWKVVCSASASDDTHPPIVKTRFGVDLGLANRTLTEDELTLHRQQDQARLVGYMDALRERYDLILVDCSPKISEIVLQVLIAVDALLVPVQTEAKAVAAFAEVQHEIARTQARRRNMRFPPIQVLGVVPTLFSPRLVLHRHHLQELTSDICASFQYAALPPIRDYVAVSEAGTQGMPLKAYAPECQANQDVAAVADEVMRFCGLKAIREVANG